Proteins from a single region of Streptomyces sp. HUAS 15-9:
- the dnaG gene encoding DNA primase has protein sequence MAGRINDEDVKAVRDAVPIDAVVSEYLQLRNAGGGNLKGLCPFHDEKSPSFQVSPSKGLFHCFGCQEGGDTITFVMKVDHLSFSEAVERLAAQAGITLRYEEGGYNPAHQRGERIRLVEAHKIAAQWYAEQLATGPEAETGRAFLAERGFDQSAAVHFGVGYSPQGWDHLTRYLRGKGFTDKELLLSGLSQEGRRGPIDRFRGRLMWPIRDIGGEVVGFGARKLYEADNGPKYLNTPETAIYKKSQVLYGIDLAKKDIAKVSRAVVVEGYTDVMACHLAGVTTAIATCGTAFGGEHIKILRRLLMDNGSARVIFTFDGDAAGQKAALRAFEDDQKFAAETYIAIAPDGMDPCELRLAKGDEAVADLAEPRTPLFEFALRQIVNRYDLDTPAARAAALDEAAPIVARIKNSGAQHEVAVELAGMLGILDTQFVVKRVAQLARWARERGGGRGQAPASRAPQQYEAATSARPAGPGPALNLRNPVYATERELLKLALQRPELVSPAFDAYGVDEFTAPPYAAVRQAVLDAGGAEYGVQDPQEYLVRVREAAPDDTVRAMVTELAVEAIMRRTVDEAYAGDQLVMVRRRAVDRRIHDIQITLTRLGSNADPAHLAAVQNELWVLQQYGQALREQGAAAL, from the coding sequence GTGGCAGGACGGATCAACGACGAGGACGTGAAGGCGGTACGGGACGCGGTCCCGATCGACGCCGTGGTGTCCGAGTACCTCCAGCTGCGCAACGCGGGCGGCGGCAACCTCAAGGGCCTGTGCCCGTTCCACGACGAGAAGTCGCCGTCCTTCCAGGTCAGCCCGAGCAAGGGACTCTTCCACTGCTTCGGCTGCCAGGAGGGCGGCGACACCATCACGTTCGTGATGAAGGTCGACCACCTCTCCTTCTCGGAGGCGGTCGAGCGCCTAGCGGCCCAGGCCGGCATCACCCTGCGCTACGAGGAGGGCGGCTACAACCCGGCCCACCAGCGAGGCGAGCGCATCCGCCTGGTCGAGGCGCACAAGATCGCCGCGCAGTGGTACGCCGAACAGCTCGCCACCGGCCCCGAGGCCGAGACCGGCCGGGCCTTCCTCGCCGAGCGCGGCTTCGACCAGTCCGCCGCCGTCCACTTCGGCGTCGGCTACAGCCCCCAGGGCTGGGACCACCTCACCAGGTACCTCCGAGGCAAGGGCTTCACCGACAAGGAACTGCTCCTGTCCGGCCTCTCCCAGGAGGGCCGCCGCGGCCCCATCGACCGCTTCCGCGGCCGGCTCATGTGGCCGATCCGCGACATCGGCGGCGAGGTGGTGGGCTTCGGCGCCCGCAAGCTGTACGAGGCGGACAACGGACCCAAGTACCTCAACACGCCCGAGACCGCGATCTACAAGAAGTCCCAGGTCCTGTACGGCATCGACCTCGCGAAGAAGGACATCGCGAAGGTCAGCCGCGCGGTCGTGGTCGAGGGCTACACGGACGTCATGGCGTGCCACCTCGCCGGAGTGACGACCGCGATCGCCACGTGCGGTACGGCGTTCGGCGGCGAGCACATCAAGATCCTGCGCCGGCTGCTGATGGACAACGGCAGCGCCCGGGTGATCTTCACCTTCGACGGTGACGCGGCCGGCCAGAAGGCGGCCCTGCGCGCCTTCGAGGACGACCAGAAGTTCGCCGCCGAGACGTACATCGCCATCGCGCCCGACGGCATGGACCCCTGCGAACTGCGCCTGGCCAAGGGCGACGAGGCGGTCGCCGACCTGGCCGAACCGCGCACCCCACTCTTCGAGTTCGCGCTGCGCCAGATCGTGAACCGATACGACCTGGACACCCCGGCGGCCCGGGCGGCCGCCCTGGACGAGGCGGCGCCGATCGTCGCCCGCATCAAGAACAGCGGCGCGCAGCACGAGGTCGCGGTGGAGCTGGCCGGGATGCTGGGCATCCTGGACACCCAGTTCGTGGTCAAGCGGGTCGCCCAGCTGGCGCGTTGGGCCCGCGAACGGGGCGGCGGCAGGGGTCAGGCCCCGGCCTCCCGCGCTCCCCAGCAGTACGAGGCGGCCACCTCCGCCCGCCCCGCAGGACCCGGTCCGGCCCTGAACCTCCGCAACCCGGTGTACGCCACCGAACGCGAGCTCCTCAAACTGGCCCTCCAGCGCCCGGAGCTGGTCTCCCCGGCGTTCGACGCGTACGGCGTGGACGAGTTCACCGCCCCGCCCTACGCCGCCGTACGCCAGGCCGTCCTGGACGCGGGCGGCGCCGAGTACGGCGTACAGGACCCGCAGGAGTATCTGGTCCGGGTCCGTGAGGCGGCCCCCGACGACACGGTCCGCGCGATGGTCACGGAGCTGGCGGTCGAGGCGATCATGCGCCGCACGGTCGACGAGGCGTACGCGGGTGACCAGCTCGTGATGGTCCGCCGCCGCGCCGTGGACCGCCGTATCCACGACATCCAGATCACCCTCACCCGCCTCGGCAGCAACGCCGACCCGGCCCATCTGGCCGCCGTACAGAACGAGTTGTGGGTGTTGCAGCAGTACGGCCAGGCGCTTCGAGAGCAGGGAGCGGCCGCTCTCTGA